Genomic DNA from Pigmentiphaga litoralis:
TGTCGGCCACCGGCCGCCGCGTGTGATACCGCACCGTCATGCCGAAGCCCACGCCACGCCGCGCGACTTCCTGGCCGATGCCGCCAAAGCCGAGCAGACCCAATCGTTTGCCATGCACGCGCGTCATCAACGGCCGTTGTCCGGTCTTCCAGCCGCCCGCGCGCACGAAGCGGTCGGTGGTGCTGAGGCCGCGCGCCACATCGATCAACAATCCCATGGCCAGATCGGCCACGCAGCCATTGAGCACGTCGGGCGTGTTGCTGACCTGCACGCCGTGGCGATGCGCGGCGTCGATGTCGATCTTGTCGTAGCCCGCGCCGAAGTTGGCCAGCGCCTTCAGATTGGGCATCGCGGCGAACATCGATGCGTCGCACGCAAAGCGCAGGTGGGTCGCGGCCGCCTCGAATTCAGCGCCGTGTTGCGCCAGGAAAGCGGCGGGATCGGACTCTTTCCAGAGCGGATGCACGGCGTATTCAGAGGCCAGCCGGGCATCGACCGCGGGTGTGATGGGACCGATCTGGAGCAGGCGGTGGTTCATGGGTTAAAGGACTCGCTTGAAGAAGTCAGGGGTAGGCGTCAATCGCGATAGCTGGCGTCGCGCCGGTCCAGCATGCGCAGAAGCGCCGGCCATTCGCGGCGTCCGTGCGGCGGGAAGTTGCCGTGGATGTCGGGGGTCGGTGCGCGCCGCAACTGGTTGTAGGCCTTGTCGACGGCAGCTTGCGGCGGCATGTGGATGGGGCTGTTGGCGGACATCGTCAGCAGTTGCGTCTGGCACGCGCGTTCCAGCCGCTGCATGTTGACGAAGGCTTCCGCCACGTCCTGCCCCACGGTCAGGAGCCCGTGATTGCGCAGGATCAGGGCGTCCTTGTCGCCCAGGCTGCTGACCAGGCGGCGCCGCTCGTCGGTGTCGACAGCGACCCCTTCGAACTCGTGATATCCCACGCCGCCCGCGAACCGCATGGCCGTCTGGTTCAGCGGCAGCAGCCCGCATTCCAGTGCCGATACGGCCATGCCCGCGGGCGTATGCGTGTGCAGCACGCAGCCCACATCGTGCCGCGCGCCGTGGATGGCGCTGTGGATGACGTAGCCCGCCAGGTTGATCGTGTAGTCGGTGTTGGGGTTGTGGATGATGTTGCCGTCCAGGTCGATCTTGATCAGACTGGACGCGGTGATTTCCTCGTACATCATGCCGAAGGGATTGATCAGGAAATGCACGTCGTCGCCGGGCACCCGGGCCGAAATGTGGTTCAGGATCATGTCGCTCATGCCGAACAGATCAACCAGCCGGTAACAGGCGGCCAGGTCGATCCGCAGTTGGCGTTCAGCGTCGCTGATCACCGGGGCAGAGCGGGAAGAAAACAGAGCTTGCATGGTGCGCATCCTTACGAGTCCACTTACTGTTTCTCGATTTGAGCTTGCTCAATAACAGTACGCCATTTCCGCGCGTCCTTTTCAAATACGGCTTTCAGCGCCTCGGGCGTACTGCTGCCAGGTTCGATACCCAGGTCGATAAAGCGCTGCCGCAAGTCCGGCGATTGCAAGGCCTTGGCGATCTCCTGGTTGAGACGTGCAACGATCTCGGGCGGCGTGTTGGCCGGGGCCACGATGCCGTTCCACGAATCCGATTCATACGATGCCAGCCCTGGCACGCCGCTTTCGGCAATGGTCGGCACGTCGGGCAGGAAGGACAGGCGCTGGGTCGACGACGTGGCGATGGCGCGCAGGGCGCCGCCCTTGACCTGCCCCAACACGCCCGTCACCGTTTCCATCGCGACCTGCACGTTGCGGCCGCGCAAGGCGCCTACGACTTCGCCGGTGGACTTGAACGGAACGATAGGCACGGGAATGCGGGTCATGGTGCTGAACAGACTGGCGGACAGATGCTGCGCGCTGCCCACGCTGATGGTGCCGATGTTCACGTGCGCCGGATCGTTGCGGGCCGCAACGACCAGGTCATTGACGGTCTTGAGCGGGCTGTCTTTATCGACCACCAGCAGGAAGTGGAAGGTGCCGATGGTCGAGATCATCGAAAAGCTTTGCACCGGGTCGTAGGGCAGGGACTTGAACAGGTAGGGGCTGAATGCGTTCTGCCCGCTGACCAGCAGCAGGGTGTAGCCATCGGGCGCGGCGCGCGCCACGGTGGATGCGGCCGTGATGCCGCCTGCACCCGGCGCGTTTTCGACAATGACGCTTTGCCCGGTGGATTCCGACATCTTCTGCGCCAGCGCACGCGTGACGGTGTCGCCCAGCCCACCGGGACCAAAGCCGACAACGATCCGTATCGGCTTGACGGGAAATGCGGGGGCGGGAGCCGATACGGACGCCGCCTGCACCCCGTTGAGCATGCTCAATCCCAGCAGCGCGGCAGCCAGGCGTGCGCCGCGCCGCCACCAGGGCGTCGTCGAAAGGGTCATCGTGTCTCCTGCCGGGGGGCGGTGGGGTGGCGCCATGATGGCGCTACGGTGGCGGTTGTCCGCGCATGACGGCATTGTGGAATGCCAGTTCCGTCTCGTCTCCCCCCGCAGGCGTCCAGCTGTTATGCCGCTGCGGCATTGCTCGATGTCAGCGGCACCCCCGCAGCCTGCCCGGGTGCTGGACGATTACCTACCCTTGAAGTCTGCCTTCCGCTTTTCGTTGAAGGCCAGCACGCCCTCAATGCGGTCTTCGGTCGTGACCAGCCGGTTGTAGGCTTCGATCTCGAAGCGATAGCCGGTCAGCAGATCGCCCTGCAGGCCATGATGGATGGACTTCTTGGCCTGCCGGATCGACAGCGGTGCGTTGGCGGCGATCGCATCGGCAGTCGCAAAAGCCTCGTCCAGCAGCGCGGCCGGCTCGCACACCCGATTCACCATGCCCCACTCGTACGCCTCGTCTGCCGAAAAGGGACGTGCACTGAAGATCAGTTCCTTGGCGCGCCGCTCGCCCACTGCACGGGCCAGCGTCTGCGTGCCCCCCGTGCCGGGCATGATGCCCAACTTGGTCTCCGATAACGCAAAGCGCGCCGTGCGGGCCGCATAGACGAAGTCACACCCCAGCACCATTTCGCACCCACCGCCAAAGGCATGGCCGTTCACGGCCGCGATCACCGGGATGGGGCAGTCAAGCAGGGTCACGAACATGCGTTCAAAGATTTCGTGCTGCGCCCGCCACGCCTCGTTGGTCATGCCGTCCCGCTCCTTCAGGTCGCCGCCGGCGCAAAACGCACGGTCACCCGAACCCGTCAGCACCACACACCGCAGCGCGCCGGGCCGGGCTGTCAGGCGCGTCCACAGGTCCAGCGTGTCTTCGCCCATCTGGGTGTTGATCGCATTGAGCACTTCTGGCCGGTTCAGCGTGACGTGCAGGACGTGATCGTTGCGATGTTCAACGAGCAGGGTGGCGTACTGGGGAAAGGACATGACGGAACCTCGTGGATGGGGCGCCAGGCGCCCCGTGAGCGAACGGATGCGCCAGTGTGCCAAAGGTTGGACAAAAGCGGCGTAACGGGCCGTTGCTTGAGCTGACGGTTCCACGCCGTTTTCCATGGCATGCTTGCCAGGTTCATCTTCCACCCGGCAGCCTGTTCATGCCTCGCGGCGACACCCGACTCAAAAGCAGCCACCCCGGCAACAAGGCCGACCTTCCAAGCAAGCCGTGCCAGGCCTGCGGGCGCCCCATGACCTGGCGCAAGGCCTGGGCAAAGAATTGGGAATCGGTGCGCTATTGCTCGGATCGCTGCCGTGCCGCCGGCCGCGCCGGACCCGCCCGTGACTGAGACCCCCTTGCGCAGGCTGGTGATCGTGCTGGGCGACCAGCTTGATGAACAGGCATCGGCCTTCGATGACTTCGACCCTGCGCAGGACGCGGTGTGGATGGCCGAGGTCACGGAAGAATCCACCCACGTCTGGAGCACCAAGCCCCGCATCGCCGTCTTTCTGGGCGCCATGCGCCACTTTCGACAAACGCTGGTGGCGCGCGGGATCACCGTGCACTACCTGGCGCTGTCCGACGCCGGCAACCCGGGCACCCTGCAGACTGCCCTGACCGACGCCATCCTGGCCCTGCAACCCCGGGCGCTGGGCATGACCGCGCCGGGCGACTGGCGCGTGCTGCATGCCCTGCGCGAGGTGGCCCGCCACCATCAGCTGCCTTTGCACCTGTCCGACGACCGGCACTTTTTCAGCACCGTCAGGGAATTTGCCGACCATGCACGCACGCACCGGCCCTTGCGCATGGAGTATTGGTATCGCGAAATGCGCCAGCGTTTCGGCATCCTGATGGAGCGGGGCAAGCCCGCGGGCGGACGGT
This window encodes:
- a CDS encoding class II aldolase/adducin family protein; its protein translation is MRTMQALFSSRSAPVISDAERQLRIDLAACYRLVDLFGMSDMILNHISARVPGDDVHFLINPFGMMYEEITASSLIKIDLDGNIIHNPNTDYTINLAGYVIHSAIHGARHDVGCVLHTHTPAGMAVSALECGLLPLNQTAMRFAGGVGYHEFEGVAVDTDERRRLVSSLGDKDALILRNHGLLTVGQDVAEAFVNMQRLERACQTQLLTMSANSPIHMPPQAAVDKAYNQLRRAPTPDIHGNFPPHGRREWPALLRMLDRRDASYRD
- a CDS encoding enoyl-CoA hydratase/isomerase family protein; translation: MSFPQYATLLVEHRNDHVLHVTLNRPEVLNAINTQMGEDTLDLWTRLTARPGALRCVVLTGSGDRAFCAGGDLKERDGMTNEAWRAQHEIFERMFVTLLDCPIPVIAAVNGHAFGGGCEMVLGCDFVYAARTARFALSETKLGIMPGTGGTQTLARAVGERRAKELIFSARPFSADEAYEWGMVNRVCEPAALLDEAFATADAIAANAPLSIRQAKKSIHHGLQGDLLTGYRFEIEAYNRLVTTEDRIEGVLAFNEKRKADFKGR
- a CDS encoding Bug family tripartite tricarboxylate transporter substrate binding protein: MTLSTTPWWRRGARLAAALLGLSMLNGVQAASVSAPAPAFPVKPIRIVVGFGPGGLGDTVTRALAQKMSESTGQSVIVENAPGAGGITAASTVARAAPDGYTLLLVSGQNAFSPYLFKSLPYDPVQSFSMISTIGTFHFLLVVDKDSPLKTVNDLVVAARNDPAHVNIGTISVGSAQHLSASLFSTMTRIPVPIVPFKSTGEVVGALRGRNVQVAMETVTGVLGQVKGGALRAIATSSTQRLSFLPDVPTIAESGVPGLASYESDSWNGIVAPANTPPEIVARLNQEIAKALQSPDLRQRFIDLGIEPGSSTPEALKAVFEKDARKWRTVIEQAQIEKQ
- a CDS encoding DUF2256 domain-containing protein, whose product is MPRGDTRLKSSHPGNKADLPSKPCQACGRPMTWRKAWAKNWESVRYCSDRCRAAGRAGPARD
- a CDS encoding 2-hydroxyacid dehydrogenase, which translates into the protein MNHRLLQIGPITPAVDARLASEYAVHPLWKESDPAAFLAQHGAEFEAAATHLRFACDASMFAAMPNLKALANFGAGYDKIDIDAAHRHGVQVSNTPDVLNGCVADLAMGLLIDVARGLSTTDRFVRAGGWKTGQRPLMTRVHGKRLGLLGFGGIGQEVARRGVGFGMTVRYHTRRPVADTPHEHVASLRELAEWADFLVVACVGGAATKHLVSAEILDALGPQGIVVNIARGSVVDEAALVSALQEGRLGGAGLDVYENEPNVPEPLLTLDQVVLMSHIAGFTRESRADMERLVGDNLAAYFDTGKVLTPV